In Misgurnus anguillicaudatus chromosome 5, ASM2758022v2, whole genome shotgun sequence, a genomic segment contains:
- the rhobtb2a gene encoding rho-related BTB domain-containing protein 2 isoform X5, which yields MDFSLSCRFSASGRPMQHFPLMRDICGYIRAAHQHSFRNIRPHFMDSDMDYERPNVETIKCVVVGDNAVGKTRLICARACNATLTQYQLLATHVPTVWAIDQYRVCQEVLERSRDVVDDVSVSLRLWDTFGDHHKDRRFAYGRSDVVVLCFSIANPNSLYHVRTMWYPEIKHFCPRAPVILVGCQLDLRYADLEAVNRARRPLARPIKSNEILAPEKGREVAKELGVPYYETSVVAQFGVKDVFDNAIRAALISRRHLQFWKSHLRNVQRPLLQAPFLPPKPPPPIIMVPPPPSNIEEHPSRLLEDPLCADVILVLQEHHRIFAHRIYLATSSSKFYDLFLTEPRGSEENDGERPRGPPLSGRDLFMRAASFDVSESNGDGDRANLRACTSDGTLKGGDGDRRGRLLAALSRAFISIQEETVDDPVTFNPRRVTVVHMDPSMQPGPFHSVLRYLYTGKLDEHEKELMQVAHIAELLEVFDLRMMVANILNDEAFMNQEITNAFHVRRTNRVKECLAKGTFFDVVFRLDDGTIKAHKPLLISSCDWMAAMFGGPFVESCTKEVLFPNTTRSCMRAVLEYLYTGRFCSRPDLDAMELIVLANRLCLPHLVALTELYTVTVLTEAAMMGADIDGDVLLYLDMAQVTQ from the exons ATGGATTTCTCTCTCAGCTGTCGGTTCTCCGCATCGGGCAGGCCGATGCAGCACTTCCCACTGATGCG AGACATCTGTGGTTACATAAGAGCGGCGCATCAACACTCATTCAGAAATATTAG GCCTCATTTTATGGATTCTGACATGGACTATGAGAGGCCTAATGTCGAGACTATCAAGTGCGTGGTGGTTGGGGACAACGCAGTTGGAAAGACGCGGCTCATCTGTGCCCGGGCCTGTAATGCCACTCTTACACAGTACCAGTTGCTGGCCACACATGTGCCCACTGTTTGGGCAATAGATCAGTACAGAGTCTGCCAGGAG GTTCTAGAAAGGTCCAGGGATGTGGTGGATGATGTCAGTGTGTCTTTGCGTCTCTGGGACACCTTTGGTGACCATCACAAGGACCGTCGGTTTGCGTATGGCAG GTCTGATGTGGTGGTATTGTGCTTCTCCATTGCAAACCCAAACTCCCTTTACCATGTGAGGACCATGTGGTATCCTGAGATCAAGCATTTCTGTCCCAGAGCTCCTGTTATCTTAGTGGGCTGTCAACTAGACCTGCGATATGCTGACTTGGAGGCTGTGAACAGAGCTCGACGTCCATTGGCTAG ACCCATTAAATCCAATGAGATACTGGCCCCAGAGAAAGGCCGTGAAGTGGCTAAGGAGCTAGGTGTCCCTTATTATGAGACAAGCGTCGTTGCTCAGTTCGGAGTTAAGGACGTTTTTGACAATGCTATACGTGCAGCCCTTATTTCCCGCCGACATCTGCAGTTTTGGAAGTCGCATTTACGAAATGTTCAAAGACCCCTTCTCCAAGCCCCCTTCCTTCCTCCCAAACCCCCTCCACCCATTATCATGGTCCCTCCCCCTCCAAGTAACATTGAAGAGCACCCTAGCCGCCTACTAGAGGACCCACTGTGTGCAGACGTCATCTTAGTCCTGCAGGAACATCACAGGATCTTCGCACACCGCATTTACCTCGCCACTTCCTCCTCGAAGTTCTACGACCTGTTCTTGACCGAACCCCGGGGCTCTGAGGAGAACGACGGGGAACGACCCAGAGGTCCGCCGCTTTCTGGTCGTGATCTGTTTATGCGGGCAGCTAGTTTTGACGTTAGCGAGAGCAACGGTGACGGAGATAGAGCCAACTTGCGTGCCTGCACCAGTGATGGAACTCTTAAGGGCGGAGATGGAGATCGCCGCGGTCGCCTGCTCGCTGCTTTGAGCCGTGCTTTCATTAGCATCCAGGAAGAAACTGTAGATGACCCTGTCACCTTTAACCCTAGAAGGGTGACTGTGGTGCACATGGACCCTTCGATGCAGCCCGGTCCTTTTCACTCAGTGTTGCGATACCTATACACGGGTAAACTAGATGAGCATGAGAAGGAGCTGATGCAGGTGGCTCACATTGCAGAACTGCTGGAAGTGTTTGACCTGCGCATGATGGTGGCTAACATCCTGAACGATGAAGCCTTCATGAATCAGGAGATCACCAATGCCTTTCATGTGAGACGCACCAATCGAGTGAAAGAATGCCTGGCCAAAGGGACGTTCTTTG ATGTGGTGTTCAGGTTGGATGATGGCACTATCAAGGCCCATAAACCGCTGCTTATCTCAAGCTGTGATTGGATGGCGGCCATGTTTGGTGGACCATTTGTGGAGAGTTGTACAAAAGAG GTGCTATTTCCTAACACCACACGTAGCTGTATGCGTGCTGTGCTGGAGTATCTGTATACCGGACGCTTCTGCTCTCGTCCAGATCTGGACGCCATGGAGCTTATTGTACTCGCAAACCGTCTCTGTCTACCTCATCTGGTGGCACTCACAG AGTTATACACTGTGACAGTACTAACAGAAGCTGCCATGATGGGAGCTGATATAGATGGAGATGTTCTGCTGTACCTGGATATGGCTCAG GTAACACAATAG